In Nostoc sp. UHCC 0926, a single genomic region encodes these proteins:
- the hpsA gene encoding hormogonium polysaccharide biosynthesis protein HpsA has protein sequence MSRKRQRVKAIKKTFRQISKQFLSAINKQIIWLVRNISGTPRRRSSVNAGFILPTVAMVILVVVLLTTAILFRSFERSKNASNVRVNEAVLNAATPAIDRARAKLDKLFDDRRLPRATPSDIVLENTFKNNLNEYTFGDETQLNINYTGQTALPTAWMFPVDTNNNGKFDTYTLYGIYFRTPPITAGTYSRARNPLEARTPPMTSGSVSTGCQDTLGTSASLVGNTGWVNIASKLKKSFFVYTANVPITNPPTTGSDAGKYEAFQGNKGFSGLEYQQDRIQLPLVNNAVVYDDDIELTPGPTFNLNGRILTNSNFLTGSNSQIVTLYQVSSKNSCFYDDDNAKIVVGGNLSGGAFTADGDYNNTTGVHLFQGQGVDPNQTLGVKENKSITEAPKNIAYNSLAYVQRINLLVQAQMANAASTDPQEVKDGITQQLKVLNLTTSTASTAQQTTIRNNQLGLYFKKRTRRVPYGEVGFGGNATGTYATDIAHTPLQESGESLRPPDTWVYPFDPSDGKTKTNYANLTLNISSSNLLPSATETTTQQKLGKEQYVGDRVLLGNNLPALWWNGTTFIGSDSTDTQNITGINWDNGTGTRNRRSRVQQLADLGTVDRDGDWESAAATVPSTSQDSVGGLRVVTGAGIYLPSNLFVSSPSFNAAGTRIWSDMMPVPSGTATVGTSVDVRGIIGGFDYSTIQVSTQPYLRMRATAVYHYQASGYNAATPAPIACISSYYDPTNSTTAKNLTTLPYNNNTGGNSHNGIVYAAPTKAVSDYSALLNYQASLRYPNGRLVNEVLKTALPKAATSRTLSEQSAIHAAICAIQILDGTIGTPDNSVIPHGAIYETAFLDARQIKAIHKDVSTAGVETFTNADGVNGDRTGTVANVPDPSSGSSAPDYELAKETRQPLEIRATVLDISKLRTTTYGTATPQEYLIPNSGIIYATRDDALLDLSASSSNGTDAQKISSPVDFKLDPTRRPNTIMLINGNPIWRVQSFRDAEKGLILASNLPVYIKGDFNTHTGEEFNTALTSDLSNFYSRTASDRNQNFACRTGDARLPNCTTGDEWRPASVLSDAITLLSNNFTWGYRNDGNYDLNNNLGDTSSIIGDTVATPVIHGFNKNGFDTNNTNVINAAWYGTGGLPKDLDTTASGTQGSSYLNNFVTPIQRRKNAPEYLMEVCPKLPVSACNPGTDWYVTVPADGGLRASDATGNFLIATHKAGTTAILPTDSKYLAYPRRVAFLRDSSSGVLTVDGSNKPTIIGIKGGAITQFPLSSFDSTNRPDSKDNALWFRTANPNTNTDTPNDDTKPPKVTLGSGTSDQPILSPVLQIQVAFGTDESASPTSTSRIGPSNTQDSNWMQQATPTTFNLAAAGGDTPARPKEDNGGLHNFVRFLENWNPTGDLNAAIAAIINGSFIQRTRSVYATAPFVAYLNGSSLAAYPIANSNGQVPFYLAPKRKWGYDVGLLSQSPDAFSQKLAITPDDRPNEYFREVGRDDAWVQTLLCAKKASDNTTYAVDADQRSCS, from the coding sequence ATGTCTCGAAAACGTCAGCGAGTCAAGGCAATTAAAAAAACCTTCAGACAAATTAGCAAGCAGTTTTTATCTGCAATTAACAAGCAAATCATTTGGCTAGTGCGGAATATTTCTGGCACTCCAAGAAGACGCAGTTCGGTGAATGCTGGCTTTATTTTACCAACAGTGGCGATGGTAATTTTGGTCGTCGTGCTGTTAACAACTGCAATTTTATTTCGGTCTTTTGAGCGCTCTAAAAACGCTAGTAATGTCCGCGTGAATGAGGCTGTGCTTAACGCTGCTACCCCAGCAATTGATCGTGCTAGAGCAAAATTAGACAAACTATTTGATGACCGCCGACTACCACGAGCTACACCTTCAGATATAGTTTTAGAGAATACCTTCAAAAATAATTTGAATGAATATACTTTTGGAGACGAAACTCAACTAAATATCAATTATACAGGTCAAACAGCACTACCAACTGCATGGATGTTCCCTGTTGATACAAATAACAATGGGAAATTTGACACTTATACTCTTTATGGAATTTACTTCCGAACTCCGCCAATAACTGCTGGCACATACAGCCGCGCTAGAAATCCTCTAGAGGCCAGAACACCGCCCATGACCTCTGGTAGTGTAAGCACTGGTTGTCAAGATACTTTAGGAACAAGTGCTAGTTTAGTTGGGAATACGGGCTGGGTTAATATTGCTAGTAAGCTGAAAAAAAGCTTTTTTGTCTACACTGCTAATGTTCCCATTACTAACCCACCAACGACTGGAAGTGATGCAGGTAAATACGAAGCTTTCCAAGGGAATAAAGGCTTTTCAGGTTTGGAATATCAACAAGACCGTATACAACTACCGCTAGTTAACAATGCGGTGGTTTATGACGATGATATAGAACTTACCCCTGGTCCCACATTTAACCTAAATGGAAGGATTTTAACTAATAGTAACTTCCTGACTGGTAGTAATTCTCAAATTGTTACACTTTATCAGGTTAGTAGTAAAAATTCCTGTTTTTACGATGATGACAATGCCAAAATTGTTGTAGGTGGCAATTTATCAGGAGGTGCTTTCACGGCTGATGGTGATTATAACAACACTACTGGAGTGCATTTATTCCAAGGGCAAGGAGTTGATCCTAATCAAACTCTTGGTGTTAAAGAGAACAAATCAATTACTGAGGCACCGAAGAATATTGCCTACAATAGCCTAGCTTATGTACAGCGCATCAATCTTTTGGTGCAAGCACAGATGGCTAACGCTGCATCTACTGACCCACAAGAAGTCAAAGATGGTATTACACAGCAACTAAAAGTATTAAATCTAACTACTTCTACTGCCTCTACAGCGCAACAAACTACTATCCGTAATAACCAACTAGGACTTTACTTTAAAAAACGTACCCGTCGCGTACCCTATGGTGAAGTTGGTTTTGGTGGAAATGCAACAGGAACTTATGCTACAGATATTGCTCATACGCCCCTACAAGAAAGTGGTGAGTCACTGCGTCCACCAGACACCTGGGTTTATCCTTTTGATCCTAGTGATGGTAAAACTAAAACTAATTATGCCAATTTAACACTTAACATTAGTAGTTCTAACCTGCTACCTAGTGCCACAGAAACAACTACGCAACAAAAACTAGGTAAAGAACAATACGTTGGCGATCGCGTTTTGCTTGGTAATAACCTACCTGCATTGTGGTGGAACGGAACGACATTTATTGGTTCAGATAGCACAGATACCCAAAATATTACAGGTATTAACTGGGATAACGGAACTGGAACTCGCAATCGCCGCAGTCGTGTACAGCAACTAGCTGATTTAGGAACTGTTGACCGAGATGGAGACTGGGAATCAGCAGCTGCTACAGTACCAAGTACTTCCCAAGATTCTGTAGGCGGCTTACGTGTAGTGACTGGTGCAGGGATTTATTTGCCTAGTAATTTATTTGTTAGTAGTCCAAGCTTCAACGCAGCTGGAACCCGAATCTGGTCAGATATGATGCCAGTGCCTTCGGGAACAGCTACCGTCGGAACAAGTGTTGATGTTAGAGGTATAATAGGCGGTTTTGACTACTCGACAATCCAAGTATCAACTCAACCATATTTACGGATGCGGGCTACAGCAGTGTATCACTACCAAGCGAGTGGCTACAATGCGGCAACCCCTGCACCCATTGCTTGTATAAGTAGTTATTATGACCCCACTAATAGCACTACAGCTAAGAACCTTACAACTCTTCCATATAACAACAATACGGGTGGCAACTCCCACAATGGTATTGTCTACGCAGCTCCAACAAAGGCTGTTTCTGACTATTCAGCTTTACTGAATTACCAAGCTAGTTTGAGGTATCCCAATGGGCGGTTGGTAAATGAAGTACTGAAAACCGCTCTGCCAAAAGCGGCTACCTCTCGTACACTCTCAGAGCAGTCTGCTATTCATGCTGCCATTTGTGCCATCCAAATATTAGATGGTACTATAGGCACTCCAGATAATAGCGTTATCCCTCACGGTGCAATTTATGAAACTGCTTTTTTAGATGCAAGACAGATTAAGGCAATTCATAAAGACGTATCAACAGCTGGTGTAGAAACGTTCACCAACGCTGATGGTGTAAATGGAGATCGAACTGGGACAGTAGCAAATGTACCAGATCCATCTTCTGGTTCCTCGGCTCCAGACTATGAACTCGCCAAAGAAACCCGCCAACCTCTGGAAATTCGCGCCACTGTATTAGACATTAGCAAGTTGCGGACAACAACTTATGGCACAGCAACACCACAAGAATACTTAATTCCTAATAGCGGTATTATTTATGCTACTCGTGATGATGCACTCTTGGATTTAAGTGCCAGCTCTAGTAATGGCACAGATGCACAAAAAATAAGTAGCCCTGTAGACTTCAAACTTGACCCAACTCGCCGTCCTAACACCATCATGTTAATCAATGGCAACCCAATCTGGCGTGTTCAGAGTTTCAGAGATGCAGAAAAAGGCTTGATTTTAGCTTCTAACTTGCCTGTATATATTAAAGGCGACTTTAATACACATACCGGAGAAGAGTTTAATACAGCTCTAACTAGTGATTTGAGCAATTTCTACTCTCGCACGGCATCAGACCGTAATCAAAACTTTGCTTGTCGTACTGGTGATGCTAGATTACCAAACTGTACCACTGGAGACGAATGGCGACCTGCCAGCGTGTTATCAGATGCGATCACACTTCTTTCTAATAACTTCACGTGGGGCTACCGCAATGATGGAAACTATGACCTGAATAATAACTTGGGGGATACTAGTTCCATTATCGGTGATACTGTTGCTACTCCCGTTATTCACGGATTTAATAAAAATGGGTTTGATACCAACAATACTAATGTCATCAATGCTGCTTGGTATGGTACTGGCGGCTTGCCCAAAGACCTTGATACTACAGCTAGTGGTACTCAAGGTAGTTCTTACTTAAATAACTTTGTTACACCCATCCAGCGAAGGAAAAATGCCCCAGAGTATTTAATGGAGGTCTGCCCGAAACTACCTGTTTCAGCTTGCAATCCGGGTACTGATTGGTACGTAACAGTACCCGCTGATGGTGGTCTAAGAGCCTCTGATGCTACTGGAAATTTTCTTATTGCTACCCATAAAGCAGGTACAACAGCAATATTACCGACTGATTCCAAATATCTGGCCTATCCTCGACGTGTTGCCTTTCTCCGTGATTCATCTTCTGGAGTACTCACAGTTGATGGTAGTAATAAACCAACCATTATAGGTATCAAGGGCGGCGCAATAACTCAATTTCCTCTGAGTAGTTTTGATTCTACCAATAGGCCAGATTCCAAAGATAATGCTCTATGGTTCCGAACAGCCAATCCTAATACTAATACTGATACTCCTAATGACGATACTAAACCGCCAAAGGTTACTCTAGGCTCAGGTACAAGCGATCAACCAATTTTATCGCCAGTTTTACAAATTCAAGTGGCTTTCGGCACTGATGAAAGTGCATCACCAACATCAACTAGCAGAATAGGTCCTAGCAATACACAGGATAGTAACTGGATGCAACAAGCAACACCTACCACCTTTAACCTAGCCGCAGCAGGCGGAGACACACCAGCTCGTCCTAAAGAAGATAATGGTGGTTTACACAACTTTGTCCGCTTCTTGGAAAATTGGAACCCTACTGGCGACTTAAACGCAGCTATTGCAGCTATAATTAACGGTTCTTTTATCCAAAGAACTCGTAGTGTCTATGCTACTGCACCATTTGTAGCATACTTAAATGGCTCATCTCTAGCAGCATATCCGATCGCTAATTCTAATGGTCAAGTACCTTTTTACCTGGCTCCCAAACGGAAGTGGGGTTATGATGTCGGCTTGCTCTCGCAATCACCAGACGCATTTTCGCAAAAGTTAGCGATAACACCAGATGACAGACCCAATGAGTATTTCCGGGAAGTTGGTCGAGATGACGCATGGGTGCAAACGTTGTTGTGTGCCAAAAAAGCCTCAGATAACACTACTTATGCCGTCGATGCCGATCAACGTAGCTGTAGTTAA